Within the Streptomyces sp. R41 genome, the region ACGCCCGCCTGGTTGACCAGCGTGTTGTACACGGTGACGCCGAGCAGGGCGGCGAGGACGACATGGCCTAGGTGACGGCGTACCAGTGCCCGCTGCCGCCAGGCCTCGCGCGCGGCGAACGGGGCGACCGCCACGAGCGCGATGACCCAGCGCCAGAACGCGTGCTGGACCGGCGGCACGCTGTCGTGCAGCGCGCGCACGGCGACGAAGCTCCCGGACCAGAGGACCGTGGCGGCGGCCGCGAGGGCGATTCCGAGACCGGCGGCCCCCTTCCGCGCTGCCGTGCGGGTCACGCTGTGCGTACGCGTCCGGTCCAGGACTGCCACGAATATCCCTTGCCTCTCGTGTGGTCGCCAGAAGCTGCCCGCTGGTCGGGCAGCTTCCCGACTACCGTCGCAAGGCGGGAACTGTCACGTCCATCGAATCTTTTCGAGCATTCCTTTCAGATGAACTGAAAGATCCAGATCCGTCGGCGGCCGCGCTCCTTTCGACGGCCGTACGCGGCTCGACGGCCGTACGCGGCTCGACGGCCGTACGCGCCTCGTCGACAGCCGTACGAGGCTTGAGCTGACCGAACACCGTCGCCCCGAACGCCAGCGCCATGCCCGCCAACTGCACCGGCGCCAGCACCTGCCCCAGCGCCGCCCAGCCGATGACGGCCGCGGTCAGCGGTGAGAGCGGGCCGAGGAAGGTGACCTGCGTGGCGGTGAGCCGGCCGATACCGCGGAACCAGAGCCAGTACGCGACCGCCGTGTTCGCCAGCGCGAGGTACAGGTAGCCGCCGACCGCCCGGCCGTCCAGCGCGGGCGGCGCGCCCTCGACGAGCAGGGCGAGCGGCGCGATCAGCAGTCCGCCGGCCGTCAACTGCCAGGCGGTGAGCGCCAGCGGACCGACCCCGTCCGGCCGTCCCCACCGCTTGGTGAGCACGGTTCCGGTGGACATCGAGGCGGTCGAGGCGAGCGCCGCGAGTACGCCCACCAGGTCGAGCGCGCCCGCCGCCCTCAGCACCACGAGGCTGACGCCGACGGCGGCGGCGATGCCGGTCAGAAGCGTACGAAGGGTCGGCCGGTCGCCGAGCAGCAGCACGGACAGCCCTGCAACGAACAGCGGCCCTATCGACCCGACGACCGCCGCCATACCGCCGGGCAGCCGGTACGCGGAGAGGAACAGCAGCGGAAAGAAGGCACCGATGTTCAGCGCGCCCAGTACCGCCGCCTTCCCCCACCAGACGCCGCGCGGCAGCACCCGCGCCAGCGCGAGAAGCAGTAAGCCGGCCGGCAGCGCGCGCATCACCGCCGTGAAAAGAGGCCGGTCGGCAGGCAGGAACTCGGTGGTGACGGCGTAGGTGCTGCCCCAGGAGACGGGGGCGAGTGCGGTGAGGGCTATGAGGGCGGGGCGGTTGCTGTTCGCGGCCATGAGACACCCGGTTTCGAGTAGACCCGCAGGAAGTAGGTCAGTGGAAAGTAGCTTAGCTCTAAGCTACTTTTCGTCAAGTCACTTCCCGCTGAGCTACTTTCTTGCGGGCAACCGACCTCCGACGGATACTCGCCCCATGAGCAACCCCAAGGACCCCGTCGACGCGATCATCGAGCAGTGGGCCGCCGTCCGGCCGGACCTCGACACCGCCGCGATGGAGGTCTTCGGACGGATCTTCCGGCTCTCCCGCGCGATGGGCGACCGGATGGAGAAGGCGTACGCGCGCTACGGCATCTCGCGCGGGGAGTTCGACGTGCTGGCGACGCTGCGCCGCTCGGACGCCCCGTACACACTCTCGCCCCGGCAGCTCTCGGCGACGCTCATGCTCACCACCGGCGGGATGACCGGGCGCCTGGACAAGCTGGAGCGCGCCGGACTGCTGCGCCGCTCACCCGATCCGCACGACCGGCGCGGGCTCCAGGTCACGCTGACCGACGAGGGTCTGCGCCTGATCGACGAGGCCGTCGGGGCCGGTCTCGCCACCCAGACAGAGGCGCTCTCAGCCCTCGACGAGGGGCAGGCCGGGCAACTCGCCGACCTGCTGCGCCAGTTGCTGACCGGCGCCACCGCCTAGACGGCGCTCCCCCGGCGTCCCCACCGCGGCGACCAGTGCCGCCTCGACCTCCGCCGCGTCCGGGGACTCCGCGGCCCAGGCGACGTATCCGTCGGGCCGCACCAGCACCGTCGTACGCCGGTCGCTCGCCCAACTCTCCACGGTGAGGCGGTCGTTGCGGTCCCCGGTCTCGTACGGCTGCGGACTCGACCCCGGTGCGATGAGGACGAACCTGCCGCCGCGCAGGGCCTCGTAGAGGCGGCCGCCCTTCAGGGCGAGGTCCGGGGCGCGCGTGCCGACCAGGGGGTGGGCGCCACGCGGTGCCGCGTACGCGTACCCGATGCCCGTGATCCGGCCCGCCGCCCTGCGGCGAGCGGGGCCGACGTGATTGAGCAACGTGGTGAGCCCGGCGCGCAGCGCCAGCGTCCACGGGTACTTGGCCATCGCGAGCCGTACGATGCCGCCGCTGCTGCGCAGCACGGACCTGCCGACCGGGTGACGCTCGGCCTGGTAGGTGTCCAACAGGGCGGCGTCCACCCGCCCGTTGAGGACGGCCGCCAGCTTCCAGCCGAGGTTCGCCGCGTCCTGGAGACCGGTGTTCATGCCCTGACCGCCGGCCGGGGTGTGCACATGCGCGGCGTCCCCGGCGAGGAAGACACGGCCCACGCGGTAGGCGGGCGCCTGGCGCTCATCGCTGTGGAAGCGGGACATCCAGCGGGCGTCGCGCATGCCGTAGTCGCGGCCGAGGGCGAGCCGGGCGATCTCCTTGACCTCGTCGAGTTCGAGCGGCTCGTCGTCGGGGACATTGCGGCCGCGGTGCCAGCCGATCACGCGGTAGTAGCCGTCACCGAAGGGCGCGATGAAGGCGAAGGCGTCGCCGACGGCGTTGGCGGTCAGCACCGACTCCGGCTCCTCGTCGAGCAGCACGTCCGCGAGGACGACGGACCGGATGACCGACTTGCCGGGGAACGGCAGCCCGATCGCCTCCCGCACCGCGCTGCGCATCCCGTCCGTCCCGACGACGTAAGCGGCCGCCAGCTTCTCCGACCCACGGTCCCTGCGGCGGACGTCGAGCGTCACCCCGTCCGCGTCCTGGCTCAGTCCGGTCACCTCGGTCTCGTACACGAACCGCACCCCGGCGTCCTCAGCCCGCCGCTGCAACACCTTCTCCACCTCGTACTGCGGGATCACGAGCAGGTGGTTGAAGCGGGAGGGGAGGGTGTCGAGCGCGATGCTGAGCCGGCCGAAGAGCCGGATGCGGTCGAGGGGCCGGCCCTTGAGCTCCAGGTCGTCGGCGAGACCGCGGGCGTCGAGCTGCTCCAGGGTGCGGGCATGCAGGACGAAGGCGCGGGAGAGGTTGCTGATCTTGTGCGGGCGCTTCTCGACGAGGGTGACCGGGACGCCGGCGGTGGCGAGGTCACCGGCCAGCAGCAGCCCCGTGGGGCCGGAGCCGACGACGATGACGTCGCGGGGGGTGGTGGGGTGCGTGTTGCGCATGTGGTGCGAGTTGCCGGTGATGCCCGAGCCCGTGGTGCCCATCGTGTCGTTCATGGCGACCTCCTGATGCCAACACCTGTTGGTCAATGCCCGTTTGCCAACACTTGTTGGCCAACGCTTGTTGGCTAACATAGGACGACACTCCTGGACTGTCAACACGTGTTGGCCTACGGTTGTTGGCATGGCACTCGAGGACCACCCCACGCCCCCGTCGACGCCGGCGTCGACGTCGGGATCAGCGCCGGCCGACGCGCCCGCGCCCCGCCGCTCCGACGCCACCCGCACCGCGATCCTCGCCGCCGCCCGCGAGCGCTTCGCGGCCGACGGCTACGAGCGCGCCACCATCCGCGCCATCGCCAAGGACGCGCGGATCGATCCGTCGATGGTGATGCGCTATTACGGCTCGAAGGAGGGGTTGTTCGCCGCCGTGCTCGACGTCGATCTGCGGCTGCCCGATCCGGCGGGCATCGACCCGCACGACGTGGGCCGCGTCCTGGTGAGCCACTTCCTCGACCTCTGGGAGGAGAACGAGGTGCTCACCGCGATGCTCCGGGTCGGCGTCACCAATCAGGCCGGCGCCGAGCGCATGCAGGGCATCTTCAAGGATCAGCTGTCCCCGGTCGCCCAGCGGGCCTGCCCCGACCCCGAGCAGGCGCCGACACGGGCCGCGCTCTGCGCCTCACAACTGCTCGGGCTCGCGCTCGCCCGCTACGTCCTGCGGATCGAGCCGGCCGTCGCGCTGCACCGCGAGGAGATCGTGGCGTGGCTGGGACCGACGGTGCAGCGGTATCTGACGGCGCCGAATCCGTAGTACGCGCAAGAACACCTCGGTACACGCAGAAACACGTCGAGGGAGTCCGCGCACCCTGCGGTGCGCGGACTCCCTCGACGGAAAAACCGGTGAAAGCCGGTGAGAGCCGTGTGGGCCGAGCCGAGCTCAGCTCTGCTTCTGCCGCCTGTCGGACTTGTCCAGGACCATCACGAGGCCGGCGATGATCAGGAACAGCACGATCGGCAGCGCGACGTAGAGGCCCAGCGTGTCGATCACGCTCAGGCCCTGGCCGGGGTCGTCACCGTCGTCGCGGGTCAGCGCGAGCGCGGGGGACGACATGAGCAGCATCATCAGCGTCGTACCGGCGGCCAGGGCGCCGGCGCGCAGGGCGTTCTTCTTGTCCACGGTGCAAACGTAGCGAACACCTGAATGAGTCGCGCGCCCGGGGGTGCCGTACGGAGGTCTCAGCGCGCCGCGTGCCCGCCTCCGCCACCACGCGCGCGCCTGGCGCCGCCGGTCTGCGCCCCGGCCCGCACCACATGGAGCAGCGCGTGCAGCCGGGGCGACGCGGCCAGTTCCTCCAGCGTCACCGGGCGGCCCTCGGCGTCGGCGATGGGCAGGCGCCAGTTGGGGTACTGGTCCCAGGTGCCGGGCAGGTTCTGCGGGCGCCGGTCGCCGACCGTGTCCGGGAGCCAGACGCCGATCAGGCGGGCTGGGGTGAGCAGCAGGAACCGGTGCACGGCCTGGATCTCGGCCTCCTCCGAAACCGTGGGGCACCCGCCGCTCGCGCCCCACAGCAGCCCGAGCCGGGTGAGCAGCGTCAGCCACTCCCCCGTGTCCGAGGCGGCCGCCGCCCGCTCCTCCTCCAGGGAACCGGTCAACAGGCCGAGCCGGTCGCGGAGTTCGACGTGGTCGCCGGTGAGCCGGGAGGCGGTGGGCGGCAGGTCGTGGGTGGTGGCGGTGGCCAGGCAGTCGGCGCGCCAGCGCTCGGGGGGCAGGGGGAGCCCGTCGCCGTCCCAGTCACGTTCGAACCACAGCACCGACGTGCCGAGCACCCCGCGCGCCCGCAGCGTCTCGCGCACGCCCGGCTCCACCGTGCCGAGGTCCTCGCCGATGACCAGCGCCCCGGCGCGCGACGCCTCGAGGACCAGGACCGCGAGCATCGCCTCGGCGTCGTAACGGACGTACGTGCCTTCGGTGGGCGGCCGGCCCTGCGGGATCCACCAGAGCCGGAACAGGCCCATGACGTGGTCGATGCGCACGGCGCCCGCGTGCCGGAAGAGGGCGCGCAGGAGGCGGCGGTACGGAGCGTAGCCGGACGCGGCCAGCCGGTCCGGTCGCCAGGGCGGCAGGCCCCAGTCCTGGCCGCGCGCGTTGAAGGCGTCCGGGGGTGCGCCGACGGACATGCCGGCCGCGAAGTACTCCTGCTGGGCCCAGGCGTCGGCGCCGTCCGGGTGCACCCCGACGGCGAGGTCGTGCACCAGCCCCACCGCCATCCCCGCGTCGCGCGCCGAGCGCTGGGCGGTGGCGAGTTGGGCGTCGGTGAGCCAGGCGAGACGGGTGTGGAAGTCGACGCGGTCCATCAACTCGGCGCGGGCGCGGGCGGTTTCCGGCGAGCGTGGGTCGCGCAGGCCCTCGGGCCAGCGCCGCCAGTCGGAGCCGTACATCTCGGCGAGCGCGCACCAGGTGGCGTGGTCCTCCAGCGCCTCGCCCTCCTCGGCGAGGAAGTCGACGTACGCGGCCCGTCTGCCGGGTCCGAGCGGCACCGTGCTGACCAGTTCCAGCGCCTCGCGCTTGAGCTCCCACACGGCGTCGCGGTCGATCAACGCGCCCTTGTCGAGCACGGATTCCCGCAGCCGCTCGGCGCGCTCCAGCAGCGTACGCACCTGGTCGGGCTCGTCGACGTACCCGAACTCGGGGATGTCCTCGACCCGCAGATGCACCGGGTCGGGGAAGCGGCGAGAGGAGGGCCGGTACGGGGAGGGGTCGGTGGGGGCGCCGGGTACGGCCGCGTGCAGCGGGTTGACCTGAACGAATCCGGCGCCGAGCGCCCGGCCGGCCCAGGCGGTCAGCTCGGCGAGGTCGCCGAGGTCGCCCATGCCCCAGGAGCGCCGGGACAGCAGGGAGTAGAGCTGGACGAGGAGGCCGTAAGCGCGTCCGGGCGGCGTGGGCAGCCGGGCGGGGGCGACGACGAGGTGGGCGTCGGCGGTGCGGCCGTCGGGGGCGGTGGCGCGCAACGCGTGGACGCCGGGCGGAAGTTGTTCGGCCGAGGCGCGGGTCTCGCCCTGTTCGGTGGCGATACGGAGCCGGGTGCCGTCCGGCAGTTCGGCCAGTTCGGCGGGGGCGCGGCCGCCCCAGCACACCACCGTCGGTGGCAGCAGCCGCTCCCGCGCCTCGGCCTCCCGTGCCGCGAGGGCGGCGCTCACGGCGTCCGGGGTGCTCGCGTCGACGCCGAGCGCCGCCAGGGCCGCGACGAGCGCGGTGTCCGAGGCCGCGACCGTACGGTCCGGGGACGGGCTGTAGGAGGTGGCGACGCCGTGCAGTCCGGCGAGCCGGGACAGGGGTGTCGCAGGCGTCGTCTGCGGAGGGTCGGCGGGCCGACGTGGCGCCATCTAGACCCCCGAGGCGGCGCCGGTGGAGGTCGGCTCGCTCGTCAGGTGCGCGGCGTCGGCCAGCGGCGGCTCGCTGGTGAGCGGTTCGGCGTCGGGCAGCGGGGGCTCACTCGTCAGCGGAACCTCCGCGCAGGCGCCTTCCGCGCTGAGCAGGCACAGATGGGCGCCTTCGGGTTCGAGGGACGCATCCGCCGCGCGTTTGGAGAGGGCCGAGAGCAGAAGGTGTGCCGATGCGGCCACGGGGGCCTCCTTGTCGAGTACGGGGGTCGAGGACCTGTCTGGCGGGATACCGCAGCCCTACCCAGTGGGCGCGACCGCAGACGTACGCGGACGAACAACGTGCTTCTGGTCACATTCTGCCCCCATGTCGCACCTCCTGATTGGGGTAAACAGGGCACTTCGGCCACTCTCGTTGACACCCTCACCACGCGGATGGTGGGCTCGACGCCTCCCCGACACGGCCGTCGGGGGCCGAGCTACGAGGAGGGGGAGCGTGCAGCTCCGGCGTAGGAGAGGGACGGCCGCCGTCGCGTTCGCCGTCGTTGCCGGCACGCTGGGCGCGGCTTCCACCGCCGTCGCCGCACCCCCCGCACCCACGGCTTCCGCTGACGACCGCGAGCCCACCGAGGGCGGACTGCCCACGGTCTGGCCCCGCCCGCAGTCCCTGCGCGCGGGCGGCACCGCGGTCGCGGTCACGGACGAGATCGTCCTGGTGACCGACGCGACGCCCGATCCGTACGCCGTCGACGCGCTGCGCACGCTGCTTCGCCAATCAGGCGCGCGAAAGATCACGACAGCGCGCGAGGGGGACGAGCTCCCCGCGCGTGCGCTGGTGGTGCGCGCGGGCACGGAGACGGCGTACGCGAGCCAACAGGGCACCCGGGGGGCGTACTCCTTCGGCGGGCACGCCGGGAGCGCGACCACCGATGGGGCGCACGCCCTTGGTCCGCGCGCCGCCTCCAGCGAGTTGGAGCGGGCGCTCACGGCGCTGGGCGCCGCGCCCCGCGCCGACCTTCCCACCGGTGGCTACCGCCTGGCCGTCGGCCGCGCCGGCGGCCGTGACACCATCGCCCTCGCGGGAGTCGGCGAGGACGGCCTGTTCCACGCGGTGCAGACGCTGCGGCAGCTCGTCGGCGCCGACAAGCTGGTCGCGGGCGTCGTCGTCCGCGACTGGCCCGGCACCGCCGTGCGCGGCACCACCGAGGGCTTCTACGGCACCCCGTGGACCCGCGAACAGCGCCTCGCCCAGCTGGACTTCATGGGCCGCACCAAGCAGAACCGCTATGTGTACGCCCCTGGTGACGATCTCTACCGCCAGGAGCGCTGGCGTGAGCCGTACCCCGCCGACCAGCGCGCGGACTTCCGGGAGCTGGCGGACCGGGCGCGCCGCAACCACGTCACCCTCGCCTGGGCGGTGGCACCGGGCCAGGCGATGTGCTTCTCCTCGGACGCGGACGTGAAGGCGCTGACGCGCAAGCTCGACGCCATGTGGGCGCTCGGCTTCCGGGCCTTCCAGCTCCAGTTCCAGGACGTCAGCTACAGCGAGTGGCACTGCGGCGCGGACGCCGACACGTTCGGCTCCGGCTCCGAGGCGGCCGCGAAGGCGCAGGCCCGGGTGGCGAACGCGGTGGCCCGGCATCTCGCCGAACGCCACCCGGACGCCGCCGCGTTGTCCCTGATGCCGACGGAGTACTACGAGGACGGCTCGACGACCTACCGCCAGGAGCTGTCGAACGCCCTGGACGAGGGCGTCCAGGTGGCGTGGACGGGCGTCGGAGTCGTGCCGAGGACGATCACGGGTCGCGAACTGGCCCGCACCCGCCAGGCGTTCGGCGGTCACCCGCTCGTCACCATGGACAACTATCCGGTCAACGACTACGCGCAGGACCGGGTCTTCCTCGGCCCGTACCAGGGGCGCGAGCCGGCGGTCGCGACGGGTTCGGCGGCCCTGCTGGCGAACGCGATGCCCCAGGCCGAAGCCTCCCGCATCCCGCTGTTCACCGCCGCCGACTACGCCTGGAACCCGCGGGACTACCGCCCTCAGGAGTCCTGGAAGGCCGCGATCGACGACCTCGCGCACGGCGACGCGCGACGCGGCGAAGCGCTGCGCGCCCTGGCCGGCAACGACGCCTCATCCGTCCTCGGCGGCGAGGAGTCGGCGTATCTGCGCCCGCTCGTCAAGGCGTTCTGGCAGGCGCGTACGACCACGGACCGGGCCGCGAACGAGACGGCGGCCGAGCGGCTGCGCGCCGCGTTCACGGTGATGCGCGAGACCCCGAAGCGGCTGGCCGACGGTTCACTGGCAGCCGAAGTGGCGCCCTGGACCGAGCAGTTGGCGCGTTACGGCGAGGCGGGCGACACGGCGGTCGCCATGCTGCGCGCCCAGGCGAGCGGCGACGCGACGGCGGCCTGGACGGCGTACCGCACGCTCGACCGGCTGCGCACCGAGCTCGCGGCGAGCCGGGTGACGGTCGGCAAGGGCGTCCTGGACCCGTTCCTGGCGAAGGCCCGGACGGCGTACGAGACCTGGGCCGGCCTCGACCACGAGCCGGCCGCCGACCGCGGCGCGACGGCGGACGGCCGCACCGTCCGCTTCCCGCGCACCCGCGCCGTCTCCGCGGTCAGCGTCCTCACCGACCCCGGCACGAACGGCTCCGTCGAGGCCCACGTCCCGGGCGGGGGCTGGCGGCCCCTCGGCTCGCTCTCGGCCGGGGGCGCGACGGAGGTCACGGCGGCGGGCGTGTACGCGGACGCGCTCCGCGTCACCGGTCCCGCGCCCTCCCGCGTACGCCATCTCGTGCCGTGGTTCGCCGACTCCCCGGCCGCCGCGGTGGAGTTGGCCCGCTCCGCGACCGACGTGGAGATCGGCGGCACGCAGCGGGTGACCGCCCGGCTGACCTCGCTGCGCCCCGCCGACGTCCGCGGCGAGCTGACGGCGAGGGCGCCGAAGGGCATCGAGGTCAAGGTCCCCCGGGGTGCCTCGACCCTCCCCCGCGGAACCGCCGTCGACGTCCCCGTCGAGGTCACCGTCCCGTCGGGGACACCCTCAGGAACGTACGAGGTCACCGTCGCCTTCGGCCCCCAGACCCGCACTCTGACGGTCCGCGCCTTCCCGCGCACGACGGGCCCCGATCTGGCCCGCACCGGCGTCGCGTCCTCGTCCGGCGACGAGACCCCCGACTTTCCGGCGTCGGCGGCGAACGACGGTGATCCGGGGACGCGTTGGTCGTCCCCCGTCGAGGACGGCGCCTGGTGGCAGGTGCGGCTGGCCGAGCCGGTCCGTCTCGGCCAGGTCGTCCTGCGCTGGCAGGACGCGTACTCCTCCTCGTACCGCGTCCAGGTCTCCGCCGACGGCCGCGTCTGGCGCACGGCGGCGACAGTGCGGGACGGCCGGGGCGGCCGCGAGTCCGTGCGCTTCGACGAGCGCGACGTCCGGTACGTGCGTGTCCAGGGGGTCGAGCGGGCGACGCGGTACGGGTACTCGCTGTGGTCGGTGGGGGCGTACGCGGTGGCGGGGAAAACTGCCGCGGAGTGAGCTGCCCCGGAGAGATCTGCCGCGCAGTGAACAGGCCCGCAGAGATCCGCCGCGGAGTGAACCGATGGCCACGAAGGGGTCGATAGACGGGGTGTGAGACTGTTCCGCCCCATGGGGGGCCACCGGGAGGACGACACGGACGCGGCGCTGCTGCGGGCCGTGGCGGACGGGGACTCGGCGGCGATGGCCGCGCTGTACGACCGGCACGCCGGGTGGCTGCACACGCGGCTGACCCGTCGCTGCGCCGATCCCGAGGTGGTACGCGAGGTGTTGCAGGACACCTTCGTGACCGTGTGGCGGTCGGCCGGCGCGCACCGGGGCACGGAGGCCGGCGGCTGGCTGTGGACCATCGCCGCGCGGCGCCTGGTGGACGCGCGACGGGTGCAGGAGCGGGCGGCGCGCGTGGAGTACGCGGCCCCGGTGCCCGCGCCCTCCGCCGAGGAGCGCGTGCTGGCGGGGCTCGAGTACGGGGACGTGGGCACGGCCCTGGACCGCATCTCCCCCGAACTGCGCGAGGTGCTGCGCGCCACGGTCGTCGACGGTCTGACCACACGCGAGACCGCCCGGCTCCTCGGCATCCCGGAAGGCACGGTCAAGACCCGTGCCATGCGCGCCCGCGCCGAACTCCGCGCGGCCCTCTCCCATCTGACCCCGTCCCCGAATCCATC harbors:
- a CDS encoding RNA polymerase sigma factor, translated to MGGHREDDTDAALLRAVADGDSAAMAALYDRHAGWLHTRLTRRCADPEVVREVLQDTFVTVWRSAGAHRGTEAGGWLWTIAARRLVDARRVQERAARVEYAAPVPAPSAEERVLAGLEYGDVGTALDRISPELREVLRATVVDGLTTRETARLLGIPEGTVKTRAMRARAELRAALSHLTPSPNPSLAPSPLGGPA
- a CDS encoding beta-N-acetylglucosaminidase domain-containing protein, giving the protein MQLRRRRGTAAVAFAVVAGTLGAASTAVAAPPAPTASADDREPTEGGLPTVWPRPQSLRAGGTAVAVTDEIVLVTDATPDPYAVDALRTLLRQSGARKITTAREGDELPARALVVRAGTETAYASQQGTRGAYSFGGHAGSATTDGAHALGPRAASSELERALTALGAAPRADLPTGGYRLAVGRAGGRDTIALAGVGEDGLFHAVQTLRQLVGADKLVAGVVVRDWPGTAVRGTTEGFYGTPWTREQRLAQLDFMGRTKQNRYVYAPGDDLYRQERWREPYPADQRADFRELADRARRNHVTLAWAVAPGQAMCFSSDADVKALTRKLDAMWALGFRAFQLQFQDVSYSEWHCGADADTFGSGSEAAAKAQARVANAVARHLAERHPDAAALSLMPTEYYEDGSTTYRQELSNALDEGVQVAWTGVGVVPRTITGRELARTRQAFGGHPLVTMDNYPVNDYAQDRVFLGPYQGREPAVATGSAALLANAMPQAEASRIPLFTAADYAWNPRDYRPQESWKAAIDDLAHGDARRGEALRALAGNDASSVLGGEESAYLRPLVKAFWQARTTTDRAANETAAERLRAAFTVMRETPKRLADGSLAAEVAPWTEQLARYGEAGDTAVAMLRAQASGDATAAWTAYRTLDRLRTELAASRVTVGKGVLDPFLAKARTAYETWAGLDHEPAADRGATADGRTVRFPRTRAVSAVSVLTDPGTNGSVEAHVPGGGWRPLGSLSAGGATEVTAAGVYADALRVTGPAPSRVRHLVPWFADSPAAAVELARSATDVEIGGTQRVTARLTSLRPADVRGELTARAPKGIEVKVPRGASTLPRGTAVDVPVEVTVPSGTPSGTYEVTVAFGPQTRTLTVRAFPRTTGPDLARTGVASSSGDETPDFPASAANDGDPGTRWSSPVEDGAWWQVRLAEPVRLGQVVLRWQDAYSSSYRVQVSADGRVWRTAATVRDGRGGRESVRFDERDVRYVRVQGVERATRYGYSLWSVGAYAVAGKTAAE
- the malQ gene encoding 4-alpha-glucanotransferase; translation: MAPRRPADPPQTTPATPLSRLAGLHGVATSYSPSPDRTVAASDTALVAALAALGVDASTPDAVSAALAAREAEARERLLPPTVVCWGGRAPAELAELPDGTRLRIATEQGETRASAEQLPPGVHALRATAPDGRTADAHLVVAPARLPTPPGRAYGLLVQLYSLLSRRSWGMGDLGDLAELTAWAGRALGAGFVQVNPLHAAVPGAPTDPSPYRPSSRRFPDPVHLRVEDIPEFGYVDEPDQVRTLLERAERLRESVLDKGALIDRDAVWELKREALELVSTVPLGPGRRAAYVDFLAEEGEALEDHATWCALAEMYGSDWRRWPEGLRDPRSPETARARAELMDRVDFHTRLAWLTDAQLATAQRSARDAGMAVGLVHDLAVGVHPDGADAWAQQEYFAAGMSVGAPPDAFNARGQDWGLPPWRPDRLAASGYAPYRRLLRALFRHAGAVRIDHVMGLFRLWWIPQGRPPTEGTYVRYDAEAMLAVLVLEASRAGALVIGEDLGTVEPGVRETLRARGVLGTSVLWFERDWDGDGLPLPPERWRADCLATATTHDLPPTASRLTGDHVELRDRLGLLTGSLEEERAAAASDTGEWLTLLTRLGLLWGASGGCPTVSEEAEIQAVHRFLLLTPARLIGVWLPDTVGDRRPQNLPGTWDQYPNWRLPIADAEGRPVTLEELAASPRLHALLHVVRAGAQTGGARRARGGGGGHAAR
- a CDS encoding MarR family winged helix-turn-helix transcriptional regulator — protein: MSNPKDPVDAIIEQWAAVRPDLDTAAMEVFGRIFRLSRAMGDRMEKAYARYGISRGEFDVLATLRRSDAPYTLSPRQLSATLMLTTGGMTGRLDKLERAGLLRRSPDPHDRRGLQVTLTDEGLRLIDEAVGAGLATQTEALSALDEGQAGQLADLLRQLLTGATA
- a CDS encoding TetR family transcriptional regulator, which codes for MALEDHPTPPSTPASTSGSAPADAPAPRRSDATRTAILAAARERFAADGYERATIRAIAKDARIDPSMVMRYYGSKEGLFAAVLDVDLRLPDPAGIDPHDVGRVLVSHFLDLWEENEVLTAMLRVGVTNQAGAERMQGIFKDQLSPVAQRACPDPEQAPTRAALCASQLLGLALARYVLRIEPAVALHREEIVAWLGPTVQRYLTAPNP
- a CDS encoding EamA family transporter, with product MAANSNRPALIALTALAPVSWGSTYAVTTEFLPADRPLFTAVMRALPAGLLLLALARVLPRGVWWGKAAVLGALNIGAFFPLLFLSAYRLPGGMAAVVGSIGPLFVAGLSVLLLGDRPTLRTLLTGIAAAVGVSLVVLRAAGALDLVGVLAALASTASMSTGTVLTKRWGRPDGVGPLALTAWQLTAGGLLIAPLALLVEGAPPALDGRAVGGYLYLALANTAVAYWLWFRGIGRLTATQVTFLGPLSPLTAAVIGWAALGQVLAPVQLAGMALAFGATVFGQLKPRTAVDEARTAVEPRTAVEPRTAVERSAAADGSGSFSSSERNARKDSMDVTVPALRR
- a CDS encoding FAD-dependent monooxygenase; translated protein: MRNTHPTTPRDVIVVGSGPTGLLLAGDLATAGVPVTLVEKRPHKISNLSRAFVLHARTLEQLDARGLADDLELKGRPLDRIRLFGRLSIALDTLPSRFNHLLVIPQYEVEKVLQRRAEDAGVRFVYETEVTGLSQDADGVTLDVRRRDRGSEKLAAAYVVGTDGMRSAVREAIGLPFPGKSVIRSVVLADVLLDEEPESVLTANAVGDAFAFIAPFGDGYYRVIGWHRGRNVPDDEPLELDEVKEIARLALGRDYGMRDARWMSRFHSDERQAPAYRVGRVFLAGDAAHVHTPAGGQGMNTGLQDAANLGWKLAAVLNGRVDAALLDTYQAERHPVGRSVLRSSGGIVRLAMAKYPWTLALRAGLTTLLNHVGPARRRAAGRITGIGYAYAAPRGAHPLVGTRAPDLALKGGRLYEALRGGRFVLIAPGSSPQPYETGDRNDRLTVESWASDRRTTVLVRPDGYVAWAAESPDAAEVEAALVAAVGTPGERRLGGGAGQQLAQQVGELPGLPLVEG